In Curtobacterium sp. MCPF17_002, one genomic interval encodes:
- the lysA gene encoding diaminopimelate decarboxylase, protein MSENPLAPQRLRFPTDPSALEARIWPASATRTDDGELAVGGLTASDLVARFGSPLYVVDERDVQSRAVRVRNAFSEAFERIGTRAHVYYAAKAFLTTHVAGWMTDADLRLDVCTAGELAVSLAGGADPAMLGFHGNDKSDAEIARAVEVGVGTIVLDSHEEVQRVARAAADAGVVQRVRIRINTGVHASTHEYLATAREDQKFGIPLSEAVDAAEAVRAQPSLAFVGLHSHIGSQIFDESGFREAARRLMDVHATLVASGPVPELNLGGGWGIDYTEADSAFAPEDVADALATIVAEACAERGIPVPEIAVEPGRYIVGPPGITLYRVGTIKPVTLSDDVSGIPGVSATRTYVSVDGGMSDNIRPALYGADYTARLARTSDAPAVLTRVVGKHCESGDVVVNDEYLPGDVHRGDLLAVAATGAYCWSLASNYNHMGRPPVVAVADGAARILVRGESIDDLLARDTGVAPAPSAGR, encoded by the coding sequence GTGAGCGAGAACCCCCTTGCCCCGCAGCGCCTGCGGTTCCCGACGGACCCGTCCGCGCTCGAGGCGCGCATCTGGCCCGCGTCCGCGACGCGCACCGACGACGGCGAACTCGCCGTCGGCGGGCTGACCGCCTCCGACCTGGTGGCGCGGTTCGGCTCCCCGCTGTACGTGGTGGACGAGCGCGACGTGCAGTCGCGTGCGGTCCGCGTGCGGAACGCCTTCTCCGAGGCCTTCGAGCGCATCGGCACCCGGGCGCACGTCTACTACGCGGCCAAGGCCTTCCTGACGACGCACGTCGCCGGCTGGATGACCGACGCCGACCTGCGTCTCGACGTGTGCACCGCCGGCGAGCTCGCGGTGTCGCTGGCCGGGGGAGCGGACCCGGCGATGCTCGGGTTCCACGGCAACGACAAGTCCGACGCCGAGATCGCCCGTGCGGTCGAGGTGGGCGTGGGCACGATCGTCCTCGACAGCCACGAAGAGGTCCAGCGCGTCGCACGCGCCGCGGCCGACGCCGGTGTCGTGCAGCGGGTGCGGATCCGGATCAACACCGGGGTGCACGCGTCGACGCACGAGTACCTCGCCACCGCTCGTGAGGACCAGAAGTTCGGCATCCCCCTGTCCGAGGCGGTCGACGCCGCCGAGGCCGTGCGCGCGCAGCCGTCCCTGGCGTTCGTCGGGCTGCACTCGCACATCGGCTCGCAGATCTTCGACGAGTCCGGCTTCCGCGAAGCGGCCCGTCGGCTGATGGACGTGCACGCCACGCTCGTGGCGTCCGGGCCGGTGCCGGAGCTCAACCTCGGCGGCGGCTGGGGCATCGACTACACCGAGGCGGACTCCGCCTTCGCGCCGGAGGACGTCGCCGACGCGCTCGCCACGATCGTGGCCGAGGCCTGCGCCGAACGGGGCATCCCGGTGCCGGAGATCGCGGTGGAGCCGGGGCGGTACATCGTCGGTCCGCCCGGGATCACGCTCTACCGGGTCGGCACGATCAAGCCCGTGACGCTGTCCGACGACGTGTCGGGCATCCCCGGCGTGTCCGCCACCCGCACCTACGTCTCCGTCGACGGCGGGATGAGCGACAACATCCGTCCGGCGCTGTACGGCGCCGACTACACGGCCCGGCTCGCCCGCACGTCGGACGCCCCGGCCGTGCTCACCCGGGTCGTCGGGAAGCACTGCGAGAGCGGGGACGTCGTGGTCAACGACGAGTACCTGCCCGGCGACGTGCACCGCGGTGACCTGCTCGCCGTCGCCGCCACGGGTGCGTACTGCTGGAGCCTCGCGAGCAACTACAACCACATGGGCCGCCCGCCCGTCGTCGCGGTCGCCGACGGCGCAGCCCGTATCCTCGTGCGGGGCGAGTCGATCGACGACCTCCTCGCCCGCGACACCGGGGTCGCGCCCGCGCCCAGCGCCGGCCGGTGA
- a CDS encoding HAD family phosphatase: protein MNETSAPPLLFLFDMDDVLVRYDWKVRMAALSEFTGHEFQELRRRWWDCGNEQRAEAGGFADGDEYLAAFERAMGCDVPEAEWARIRGSAMTELPERIEAVRIASEHGRVGLLTNNGPLAGRWIHRWAPSLPPLFGEHLDTSSNFGARKPEPEVFRRALAHHGVPAERTFFADDMPENIAGARGVGIHAVLVEHDTDLRDEVRAFVAAQERLSALVR from the coding sequence GTGAACGAGACCTCCGCGCCCCCGCTCCTGTTCCTCTTCGACATGGACGACGTCCTGGTCCGGTACGACTGGAAGGTGCGGATGGCCGCCCTCTCCGAGTTCACCGGACACGAGTTCCAGGAGCTCCGCCGGCGCTGGTGGGACTGCGGCAACGAGCAGCGTGCCGAGGCCGGCGGGTTCGCCGACGGTGACGAGTACCTCGCCGCGTTCGAGCGGGCGATGGGCTGCGACGTCCCCGAGGCCGAGTGGGCGCGGATCCGCGGTTCCGCCATGACCGAGCTGCCCGAGCGGATCGAAGCGGTCCGGATCGCGAGCGAGCACGGCCGCGTCGGCCTGCTCACGAACAACGGTCCGCTCGCCGGTCGCTGGATCCACCGGTGGGCGCCGTCGCTGCCGCCGCTGTTCGGCGAGCACCTCGACACCTCGAGCAACTTCGGCGCGCGGAAGCCCGAGCCCGAGGTGTTCCGGCGGGCGCTCGCGCACCACGGCGTCCCCGCCGAGCGCACCTTCTTCGCCGACGACATGCCGGAGAACATCGCGGGTGCGCGGGGCGTCGGCATCCACGCGGTGCTCGTCGAGCACGACACCGACCTCCGTGACGAGGTGCGCGCGTTCGTCGCGGCGCAGGAACGCCTGTCCGCGCTCGTCCGGTAG
- the thrC gene encoding threonine synthase — translation MAHQWQGVLREYADRLDVTEATPVVTLGEGGTPLIPARRLSERTGAEVYVKFEGMNPTGSFKDRGMTMAISKAVEHGAKAVICASTGNTSASAAAYATHAGITAAVLVPEGKIAMGKLSQAVAHDAQLLQVQGNFDDCLDIARDLAANYPVHLVNSVNNDRIEGQKTAAFEVVDVLGDAPDFHFLPVGNAGNYTAYSRGYREDVAAGRSTKLPRMFGFQAAGSAPIVRGEVVKNPDTIASAIRIGNPASWQFALEARDETDGYFGAITDEAILAAHRILSAEVGVFVEPASAIGVAGLLERADAGIVPKGARVVITVTGHGLKDPQWALRTQDGGEVAPTLVPVDTKAVADVLGLVGTA, via the coding sequence ATGGCCCACCAGTGGCAGGGAGTCCTGCGCGAGTACGCCGACCGACTCGACGTGACCGAAGCGACGCCCGTCGTCACGCTCGGTGAGGGCGGGACCCCGCTCATCCCGGCGCGACGCCTGTCCGAGCGGACCGGCGCCGAGGTCTACGTCAAGTTCGAGGGCATGAACCCGACCGGTTCGTTCAAGGACCGCGGCATGACGATGGCGATCTCGAAGGCCGTCGAGCACGGCGCGAAGGCCGTCATCTGCGCCTCGACCGGCAACACCAGTGCGTCCGCCGCCGCCTACGCCACCCACGCCGGCATCACCGCCGCGGTGCTCGTGCCCGAGGGCAAGATCGCCATGGGCAAGCTCAGCCAGGCCGTCGCCCACGACGCCCAGCTGCTGCAGGTGCAGGGCAACTTCGACGACTGCCTCGACATCGCGCGCGACCTCGCCGCGAACTACCCGGTGCACCTCGTGAACTCCGTCAACAACGACCGCATCGAGGGGCAGAAGACCGCCGCGTTCGAGGTCGTCGACGTGCTCGGCGACGCGCCGGACTTCCACTTCCTGCCGGTCGGCAACGCCGGCAACTACACGGCGTACTCCCGCGGCTACCGCGAGGACGTCGCCGCCGGCCGTTCGACGAAGCTCCCGCGCATGTTCGGCTTCCAGGCCGCGGGCTCGGCGCCGATCGTCCGTGGCGAGGTCGTGAAGAACCCGGACACGATCGCCTCGGCGATCCGCATCGGCAACCCGGCCTCGTGGCAGTTCGCCCTCGAGGCACGCGACGAGACCGACGGCTACTTCGGCGCGATCACCGACGAGGCGATCCTCGCCGCCCACCGCATCCTGTCGGCCGAGGTCGGCGTCTTCGTCGAGCCCGCGTCCGCGATCGGTGTCGCCGGGCTCCTCGAGCGTGCCGACGCCGGGATCGTACCGAAGGGCGCACGGGTCGTCATCACGGTGACGGGTCACGGCCTCAAGGACCCGCAGTGGGCCCTCCGCACGCAGGACGGCGGCGAGGTCGCCCCGACGCTCGTCCCCGTCGACACCAAGGCGGTCGCCGACGTGCTCGGACTGGTCGGCACCGCGTGA
- a CDS encoding DUF2993 domain-containing protein has translation MSVATETPRKRRRWPVVLIVVVVLLAAIAVIAEFVLRGVVDRMIAQQVEQSLPDGATGKVDAHAKGIVIPQLIGGKLDDVEISSAKLTIDGVPLAADVTAHDVPIDGKGDVRDVDGNVTLASSSVKDLAKYSPLFDRLSLADGGVELSGKTAVLGYDITYAAKGAVVAQDDGKGITITPKTVRITNSALGLKVDSIPGVTNVPVQVCTAQFLPSQLRVRSLDITSSEASVRVTADSLPLNEQGLQTVGKCG, from the coding sequence ATGTCCGTCGCCACCGAGACCCCCCGGAAGCGCCGCCGCTGGCCCGTCGTCCTCATCGTCGTCGTGGTCCTGCTGGCCGCGATCGCGGTCATCGCCGAGTTCGTCCTGCGTGGCGTCGTCGACCGCATGATCGCCCAGCAGGTGGAGCAGTCGCTGCCGGACGGGGCGACGGGGAAGGTCGACGCGCACGCGAAGGGGATCGTCATCCCGCAGCTCATCGGCGGGAAGCTCGACGACGTCGAGATCTCGTCGGCGAAGCTCACGATCGACGGGGTCCCGCTCGCCGCCGACGTCACGGCCCACGACGTCCCGATCGACGGCAAGGGCGACGTCCGCGACGTCGACGGCAACGTCACGCTGGCGTCGTCGAGCGTCAAGGACCTGGCGAAGTACAGCCCGCTGTTCGACCGGCTCAGCCTGGCCGACGGCGGCGTCGAGCTGTCCGGCAAGACCGCGGTGCTCGGCTACGACATCACCTACGCGGCCAAGGGCGCGGTCGTCGCGCAGGACGACGGCAAGGGCATCACGATCACCCCGAAGACGGTGCGGATCACGAACTCGGCCCTCGGCCTCAAGGTGGACTCCATCCCGGGCGTCACGAACGTGCCGGTCCAGGTCTGCACCGCGCAGTTCCTGCCGTCGCAGCTCCGGGTGCGCTCCCTCGACATCACCTCGTCCGAGGCGTCGGTGCGGGTCACGGCCGACTCGCTGCCGCTCAACGAGCAGGGACTCCAGACGGTGGGCAAGTGCGGTTGA
- the prmC gene encoding peptide chain release factor N(5)-glutamine methyltransferase, with protein sequence MQEATAALGASGVPTPQVDAELLLAWATDTSRGAVQARALTGGAIAGPHVDRFRQAVARRATREPLQHITGEAHFRMLTLAVGPGVFVPRPETEGVVQFGIDALRAVAVPEPIAVDLGSGSGAIAIAMDTEVSNAVVYAVERSPEALPWTRRNVDAHGGTVRLVEGDLGDALPELDGTVSVVVSNPPYVPDDAVPIDPEVRDHDPAMALYGGPDGLDAVRALAETAWRLLVPGGVLVVEHAEQQGAGVREVLARRGFRSPETHVDLTGRDRTTTATR encoded by the coding sequence CTGCAGGAGGCGACCGCGGCGCTCGGCGCATCCGGCGTCCCGACCCCGCAGGTCGACGCCGAGCTGCTGCTCGCGTGGGCGACCGACACCTCGCGCGGCGCCGTGCAGGCCCGTGCGCTCACCGGCGGCGCGATCGCGGGTCCGCACGTCGACCGCTTCCGGCAGGCCGTCGCCCGGCGTGCCACCCGGGAGCCGCTCCAGCACATCACCGGCGAGGCGCACTTCCGGATGCTGACCCTCGCGGTCGGACCCGGCGTGTTCGTCCCGCGGCCCGAGACCGAGGGCGTCGTGCAGTTCGGCATCGACGCGCTCCGGGCGGTCGCCGTGCCCGAGCCGATCGCCGTCGACCTGGGGTCCGGCAGCGGCGCGATCGCGATCGCGATGGACACCGAGGTGTCGAACGCCGTCGTGTACGCGGTCGAGCGGTCACCAGAGGCGCTGCCCTGGACCCGGCGCAACGTCGATGCCCACGGTGGGACCGTGCGGCTCGTCGAGGGTGACCTCGGCGACGCGCTGCCCGAACTCGACGGCACCGTGTCCGTCGTCGTGTCGAACCCGCCGTACGTGCCGGACGACGCCGTCCCGATCGACCCCGAGGTCCGCGACCACGACCCGGCGATGGCGCTCTACGGCGGACCGGACGGTCTCGACGCCGTGCGTGCCCTGGCCGAGACGGCGTGGCGGCTGCTCGTGCCCGGGGGAGTCCTCGTCGTCGAGCACGCCGAGCAGCAGGGGGCCGGGGTCCGCGAGGTCCTGGCGCGCCGGGGGTTCCGTTCCCCGGAGACGCACGTCGACCTCACCGGGCGCGACCGCACGACCACCGCGACCCGCTAG
- a CDS encoding homoserine dehydrogenase yields MIEYRNVRVALLGAGSVGSQVARLLLEHGDELASRAGAGLELVGIAVRDVDAPRDVDLPKELFTTDAESLILGADIVVELIGGIEPARTLVLQAVQSGADVVTGNKALLATHGPELFAAAEQVGAQLYYEAAVAGAIPIIRPLHDSLAGDRIMRIMGIVNGTTNFILDLMDRENATFEDALATATELGYAEADPTADIEGYDAAQKAAILASLAFHTSVPLAAVHREGITSVTIEQVRAARKAGYVVKILATAERLTDEHGTEGVSARVYPALVPESHPLASVHGAKNAVFVEAEAAGDLMFYGAGAGGVETASAVLGDLVSAARRHVIGGPGVAESTQGALPVFPIGTVRTRYQITLHVADAPGVLSTVAGVLAKHGVSVETVEQTVATGADATATLVIGTHLARESDLANTVVALRNEDVVVEITSVLRVVGA; encoded by the coding sequence ATGATCGAATACCGCAACGTCCGCGTCGCGTTGCTCGGAGCCGGCTCGGTCGGTTCCCAGGTCGCGCGGCTGCTCCTCGAACACGGTGACGAGCTGGCCTCACGCGCCGGTGCGGGCCTCGAGCTCGTCGGGATCGCCGTCCGCGACGTCGATGCCCCGCGTGACGTGGACCTGCCGAAGGAACTCTTCACGACGGACGCGGAATCCCTCATCCTCGGCGCGGACATCGTCGTCGAGCTGATCGGCGGCATCGAGCCCGCGCGCACCCTGGTGCTGCAGGCCGTGCAGTCCGGTGCCGACGTCGTGACCGGCAACAAGGCGCTCCTGGCGACGCACGGCCCGGAGCTCTTCGCCGCGGCGGAGCAGGTCGGCGCGCAGCTCTACTACGAGGCCGCCGTCGCCGGTGCGATCCCGATCATCCGCCCGCTGCACGACTCCCTCGCCGGCGACCGGATCATGCGCATCATGGGCATCGTCAACGGCACCACGAACTTCATCCTCGACCTCATGGACAGGGAGAACGCGACCTTCGAGGACGCCCTCGCCACCGCGACGGAGCTCGGGTACGCCGAGGCCGACCCGACCGCCGACATCGAGGGCTACGACGCCGCGCAGAAGGCCGCGATCCTGGCCTCGCTCGCGTTCCACACCTCGGTCCCGCTCGCCGCCGTCCACCGCGAGGGCATCACCTCCGTGACGATCGAGCAGGTCCGGGCCGCGCGGAAGGCCGGGTACGTCGTGAAGATCCTCGCGACCGCCGAGCGCCTGACCGACGAGCACGGCACCGAGGGCGTCAGCGCCCGCGTGTACCCGGCCCTCGTGCCCGAGTCGCACCCCCTCGCCAGCGTGCACGGTGCGAAGAACGCCGTGTTCGTCGAGGCCGAGGCCGCCGGCGACCTGATGTTCTACGGCGCCGGCGCCGGTGGCGTCGAGACCGCTTCGGCCGTCCTCGGCGACCTCGTCTCCGCCGCCCGCCGCCACGTCATCGGCGGCCCCGGCGTCGCCGAGTCGACGCAGGGCGCCCTGCCGGTCTTCCCGATCGGCACGGTCCGCACCCGCTACCAGATCACCCTCCACGTCGCGGACGCCCCCGGCGTGCTGTCGACCGTCGCGGGCGTCCTGGCCAAGCACGGGGTCAGCGTCGAGACCGTCGAGCAGACCGTCGCCACCGGTGCCGACGCCACGGCGACCCTGGTGATCGGCACGCACCTGGCGCGCGAGTCCGACCTCGCGAACACCGTGGTGGCGCTCCGCAACGAGGACGTCGTCGTCGAGATCACCAGCGTCCTGCGCGTCGTCGGCGCCTGA
- the rho gene encoding transcription termination factor Rho, which produces MTNNDSTQVEIPSDLRALRLPELQRIASSLGITGLSKLRKGDLIASIEDKRPVTDTAPAAEAQAAAVPAAAAPAEQPTLPEPTEAPAAAAAPAAAAPVTAAPTAEAPVAAAAETEQAAPSRARRSRRASSGGTVNAAPTSAAEHTNHAQTGTEDLLAGLDQVRAEKDAQEAAQTGGQRRGRGQRGSQGAKQADQQAQPDSQTQQAQQDQQDQTAQQDEAAQQDRAPQQERRGRRAQQAQGEPSVESAAAGDDDDQNDENDQNGDNDQNGENGSRRGRRSRGRGRGRGQNAENGEQGGDQNGQQQNGGQQNGQQNAGQQNAKNQGEQKQAQQQDDKSEQKQGQQKQQNGQQKQAQQQQNAVDETEGGRSRRQRDRKRGRGGQNDEFEPEVYEDDVLIPIAGILDVLDNYAFVRTTGYLPGPNDVYVSLGQVKKYHLRKGDAVVGAIKQPQDNEHQSRQKYNALVKVDSVNGQTADEAAARVDFQDLTPLYPNERLRLETEPGKLSTRIIDLVSPIGKGQRGLIVSPPKAGKTVVLQAIANAIAKNNPEAHLMVVLVDERPEEVTDMQRTVKGEVIASTFDRPAEDHTTVAELAIERAKRLVELGHDVVLLLDSITRLGRAYNLATPPSGRVLSGGVDSAALYPAKRFFGAARNIEDGGSLTILATALVETGSKMDEVIFEEFKGTGNMELRLNRHLADKRIFPAVDVNASGTRREEQLLSADEVKITWRLRRALAGLDPQQALEIVLRNLKETQSNVEFLVQVQKSVPTTGGHHNGHQE; this is translated from the coding sequence TTGACCAACAACGACTCCACCCAGGTGGAGATCCCCAGCGATCTGCGCGCCCTCCGTCTCCCGGAACTCCAGCGCATCGCCTCCTCCCTCGGCATCACCGGGCTCTCGAAGCTCCGCAAGGGTGACCTCATCGCCTCGATCGAGGACAAGCGCCCCGTGACGGACACCGCGCCCGCCGCCGAGGCCCAGGCCGCTGCAGTGCCCGCCGCTGCAGCACCCGCCGAGCAGCCGACCCTGCCGGAGCCCACCGAGGCGCCGGCCGCCGCCGCAGCACCCGCTGCCGCAGCACCCGTCACCGCAGCACCCACCGCCGAGGCTCCCGTCGCCGCAGCGGCCGAGACCGAGCAGGCCGCGCCGTCGCGTGCCCGTCGGTCCCGCCGTGCCTCGTCCGGCGGCACTGTGAACGCGGCGCCGACCTCGGCCGCCGAGCACACCAACCACGCCCAGACCGGCACCGAGGACCTCCTCGCCGGTCTCGACCAGGTCCGTGCCGAGAAGGACGCGCAGGAAGCCGCCCAGACCGGTGGCCAGCGTCGCGGGCGCGGCCAGCGCGGCTCCCAGGGTGCGAAGCAGGCCGACCAGCAGGCACAGCCCGACTCGCAGACCCAGCAGGCCCAGCAGGACCAGCAGGACCAGACCGCGCAGCAGGACGAGGCCGCGCAGCAGGACCGGGCGCCGCAGCAGGAGCGCCGTGGCCGCCGTGCCCAGCAGGCGCAGGGCGAGCCCTCCGTCGAGAGCGCAGCCGCCGGCGACGACGACGACCAGAACGACGAGAACGACCAGAACGGCGACAACGACCAGAACGGCGAGAACGGGTCGCGTCGCGGCCGTCGCAGCCGCGGTCGTGGCCGTGGGCGTGGCCAGAACGCCGAGAACGGCGAGCAGGGCGGCGACCAGAACGGTCAGCAGCAGAACGGCGGCCAGCAGAACGGCCAGCAGAACGCCGGCCAGCAGAACGCCAAGAACCAGGGCGAGCAGAAGCAGGCCCAGCAGCAGGACGACAAGTCCGAGCAGAAGCAGGGCCAGCAGAAGCAGCAGAACGGCCAGCAGAAGCAGGCCCAGCAGCAGCAGAACGCCGTCGACGAGACCGAGGGCGGCCGCAGCCGTCGTCAGCGTGACCGCAAGCGCGGCCGCGGCGGCCAGAACGACGAGTTCGAGCCCGAGGTCTACGAGGACGACGTCCTCATCCCGATCGCGGGCATCCTCGACGTCCTCGACAACTACGCCTTCGTCCGGACCACCGGCTACCTGCCGGGCCCGAACGACGTCTACGTCTCCCTCGGCCAGGTGAAGAAGTACCACCTCCGGAAGGGTGACGCCGTCGTCGGCGCGATCAAGCAGCCGCAGGACAACGAGCACCAGAGCCGTCAGAAGTACAACGCGCTCGTCAAGGTCGACTCGGTGAACGGGCAGACCGCCGACGAAGCCGCCGCACGCGTCGACTTCCAGGACCTCACGCCGCTGTACCCGAACGAGCGCCTCCGTCTCGAGACCGAGCCGGGCAAGCTCAGCACGCGGATCATCGACCTCGTGTCGCCGATCGGCAAGGGTCAGCGCGGGCTCATCGTGTCGCCGCCGAAGGCCGGCAAGACGGTCGTGCTCCAGGCCATCGCGAACGCGATCGCCAAGAACAACCCCGAGGCGCACCTCATGGTCGTCCTCGTCGACGAGCGGCCCGAAGAGGTCACCGACATGCAGCGCACGGTGAAGGGCGAGGTCATCGCCTCGACCTTCGACCGTCCCGCCGAGGACCACACCACGGTCGCCGAGCTCGCCATCGAGCGTGCGAAGCGCCTCGTCGAGCTGGGCCACGACGTGGTCCTGCTCCTCGACTCGATCACCCGTCTGGGCCGTGCGTACAACCTGGCGACGCCCCCTTCGGGTCGCGTGCTCTCCGGTGGCGTGGACTCCGCGGCGCTGTACCCGGCGAAGCGCTTCTTCGGCGCCGCGCGCAACATCGAGGACGGCGGTTCGCTGACCATCCTCGCGACGGCGCTCGTCGAGACCGGTTCGAAGATGGACGAGGTGATCTTCGAGGAGTTCAAGGGCACCGGCAACATGGAGCTCCGCCTCAACCGTCACCTGGCGGACAAGCGGATCTTCCCGGCCGTCGACGTCAACGCCTCCGGGACCCGTCGCGAGGAGCAGCTGCTCTCCGCCGACGAGGTCAAGATCACGTGGCGCCTGCGCCGTGCCCTCGCCGGGCTCGACCCGCAGCAGGCACTCGAGATCGTGCTGCGGAACCTCAAGGAGACGCAGTCGAACGTCGAGTTCCTGGTGCAGGTGCAGAAGTCGGTCCCGACGACCGGTGGCCACCACAACGGTCACCAGGAGTAA
- the prfA gene encoding peptide chain release factor 1: MFESVAGLLAEHEDLTQQLSDPALHADAARAKKVNRRYAELNQIKSAYESWKAAGDDLAAAQELAREDEAFADEVPALEEQLAERQERLRRLLIPRDPDDGRDVIMEIKGGEGGEESALFAADLLRMYSHYAESKGWKIEMLERTESDLGGYKDVQVAIKSNATDPSQGVWAHLKYEGGVHRVQRVPQTESQGRIHTSTTGVLVFPEVDEPEEVAINQNDLKIDVYRSSGPGGQSVNTTDSAVRITHLPTGITVAMQNEKSQLQNREAGMRVLRARILAKQQEELDAIASDARKSQIRGMDRSERIRTYNFPENRIADHRTGYKAYDLDRVMNGALEPVIQSAITADEEARLAAIGDQDA; this comes from the coding sequence GTGTTCGAGTCGGTGGCAGGGCTGCTGGCGGAACACGAGGACCTGACGCAGCAGCTGTCGGACCCCGCGCTCCACGCCGATGCGGCCCGGGCGAAGAAGGTGAACCGGCGGTACGCCGAGCTCAACCAGATCAAGTCCGCGTACGAGTCCTGGAAGGCGGCGGGGGACGACCTCGCCGCCGCCCAGGAGCTCGCGCGTGAGGACGAGGCGTTCGCGGACGAGGTCCCGGCGCTCGAGGAGCAGTTGGCGGAGCGCCAGGAGCGTCTCCGCCGGCTGCTCATCCCGCGCGACCCCGACGACGGGCGTGACGTGATCATGGAGATCAAGGGTGGTGAAGGCGGCGAGGAATCGGCGCTCTTCGCGGCCGACCTCCTGCGCATGTACTCGCACTACGCCGAGTCCAAGGGCTGGAAGATCGAGATGCTCGAGCGGACCGAGTCCGACCTCGGCGGCTACAAGGACGTCCAGGTCGCGATCAAGTCGAACGCGACGGACCCCTCCCAGGGCGTCTGGGCGCACCTCAAGTACGAGGGCGGCGTGCACCGTGTGCAGCGCGTGCCGCAGACCGAGTCGCAGGGGCGCATCCACACGTCCACGACGGGCGTGCTCGTGTTCCCCGAGGTCGACGAGCCCGAAGAGGTCGCGATCAACCAGAACGACCTGAAGATCGACGTGTACCGGTCCTCCGGCCCCGGCGGGCAGTCGGTCAACACGACCGACTCCGCGGTCCGCATCACGCACCTGCCCACGGGCATCACGGTCGCGATGCAGAACGAGAAGTCGCAGCTGCAGAACCGTGAGGCCGGCATGCGCGTGCTCCGCGCACGCATCCTCGCGAAGCAGCAGGAAGAGCTCGACGCCATCGCCTCGGACGCGCGCAAGTCGCAGATCCGTGGCATGGACCGTTCCGAGCGCATCCGCACGTACAACTTCCCGGAGAACCGCATCGCGGACCACCGCACCGGGTACAAGGCGTACGACCTCGACCGCGTCATGAACGGTGCGCTCGAGCCCGTCATCCAGTCCGCGATCACCGCGGACGAAGAGGCACGTCTGGCCGCCATCGGCGACCAGGACGCCTAG
- the thrB gene encoding homoserine kinase, translated as MSQDRSSGPGEGTTARNAVPAGRAVRVRVPATSANLGPGFDSLGLALSLYDEVVVRVRPEPGATVTVDGVGAGEVATDDSNLVVRAVRRGLEHAGVTQPGLDLHARNAIPHGRGLGSSAAAIVAGLMAARGLLEGIVDLEASTLLTLATEMEGHPDNVAPALFGGLTIAWMTAEGPAYKRLLVHRGVSPVVFVPTSTLSTKLARSLQPASVPHEDAAFNVSRSALLVAALIQSPELLLAATEDRLHQAYRASAMPETDALIRLLRQHGLAAVVSGAGPSLLVLGSDPAQRLTAADLVRRHGESDWRALMLAVDLGGATVNPHSALEAEPA; from the coding sequence GTGAGCCAGGACCGCTCGTCCGGACCGGGGGAGGGCACGACCGCCCGCAACGCTGTACCGGCCGGACGGGCGGTCCGCGTTCGGGTACCGGCGACCTCGGCGAACCTCGGACCCGGTTTCGACTCGCTCGGTCTCGCCCTCTCGCTCTACGACGAGGTCGTGGTGCGGGTCCGTCCCGAGCCGGGTGCCACCGTCACGGTCGACGGTGTCGGCGCCGGTGAGGTCGCGACCGACGACTCGAACCTGGTCGTGCGCGCGGTCCGCCGTGGTCTCGAGCACGCCGGGGTCACGCAGCCCGGGCTCGACCTGCACGCCCGCAACGCCATCCCGCACGGCCGCGGGCTGGGGTCGTCGGCCGCGGCGATCGTCGCCGGCCTGATGGCGGCACGCGGTCTCCTCGAGGGCATCGTGGACCTCGAAGCCTCGACCCTCCTGACGCTCGCGACCGAGATGGAGGGACACCCCGACAACGTCGCACCCGCCCTCTTCGGTGGCCTGACCATCGCGTGGATGACCGCCGAGGGGCCCGCGTACAAGCGGCTCCTGGTGCACCGCGGTGTGTCGCCGGTGGTGTTCGTGCCGACGTCGACCCTCTCCACGAAGCTCGCGCGCTCCCTGCAGCCGGCGAGCGTCCCGCACGAGGACGCCGCCTTCAACGTCTCCCGCTCCGCGCTCCTCGTCGCCGCGCTCATCCAGAGTCCTGAGCTGCTCCTCGCCGCGACCGAGGACCGGCTCCACCAGGCGTACCGTGCGAGCGCGATGCCGGAGACGGACGCCCTCATCCGGCTGCTGCGGCAGCACGGTCTCGCGGCCGTCGTCTCCGGCGCGGGCCCGAGCCTGCTCGTCCTCGGCAGCGACCCCGCGCAGCGCCTCACCGCGGCCGACCTCGTCAGACGACACGGGGAATCCGACTGGCGGGCGCTCATGCTGGCCGTCGATCTCGGTGGTGCTACAGTGAACCCGCACTCGGCGCTCGAAGCCGAACCCGCGTAG